The following proteins are co-located in the Apium graveolens cultivar Ventura chromosome 5, ASM990537v1, whole genome shotgun sequence genome:
- the LOC141724244 gene encoding putative serine/threonine-protein kinase PBL19, with translation MKCFPYLKEKIRSKSKQQRSAPELKTQNHSSTSNVSTSGRVTQSSSSTISSRSIPELYEEKALNLRIFSYSELRRATNDFSRLLKIGEGGFGIVYKGTIKPVDGRGDRIVVAIKKLNKDGFQGHKEWVSEVQFLSVVEHPNLVKLIGYCAVDGERGIQRLLVYEYMPNKSLGDHMFNKSLVALSWENRLKILLGAAQGLAYLHEESEVQVIYRDFKSSNVLLDEDYNPKLSDFGLAREGPTEGNTHVSTAVMGTHGYAAPDYIKTGHLTSKSDVWSFGVVLYEILTGRQSFERNRPKTEQKLLDWVKHFPFDSKKFDLIMDPRLGSQYSSPAARKIAKLADICLVTSAKDRPAMSRVVEILKHIIQVSSECDSSAETFVFSDDEPVERNKSPKEDKVSESAKRRMSHLATLGDHVNGLSKRGFMIMQRTKVT, from the exons ATGAAGTGTTTCCCTTACTTGAAAGAGAAAATTAGAAGCAAAAGCAAGCAACAAAGATCAGCTCCTGAATTGAAGACGCAAAATCATTCAAGCACTTCAAATGTTTCAACTTCCGGAAGAGTGACCCAGTCTTCTAGTTCCACCATTTCATCGCGTAGCATACCTGAATTATACGAAGAGAAAGCTCTTAATTTGAGAATTTTTTCGTATTCAGAGTTGAGGCGTGCAACTAATGATTTCAGTAGACTGCTTAAGATTGGGGAAGGCGGATTTGGGATTGTGTACAAGGGTACGATCAAGCCCGTTGATGGAAGAGGAGATCGTATTGTGGTTGCAATTAAGAAACTTAACAAGGATGGATTTCAG GGTCATAAAGAATGGGTATCAGAAGTTCAGTTTCTCAGTGTTGTAGAGCATCCAAATCTTGTCAAACTAATTGGATATTGCGCTGTTGATGGAGAAAGAGGAATCCAACGGCTACTTGTATACGAGTACATGCCAAACAAAAGCCTTGGAGATCATATGTTTAACAAGTCCCTTGTTGCTCTTTCTTGGGAAAATAGGTTAAAGATTCTGCTTGGAGCTGCTCAAGGATTAGCCTATTTGCATGAAGAATCAGAAGTTCAG GTGATATATCGAGACTTTAAGTCATCAAATGTGCTGTTGGATGAGGATTATAATCCAAAGCTTTCAGATTTTGGACTTGCCCGAGAGGGGCCAACTGAAGGGAATACCCATGTCTCAACAGCT GTTATGGGAACACATGGTTATGCAGCTCCAGATTACATCAAAACAGGACACCTTACAAGTAAAAGCGATGTCTGGAGTTTTGGTGTGGTCTTGTATGAGATACTAACTGGTAGACAATCATTTGAAAGAAACAGACCTAAAACAGAACAGAAGCTTTTAGATTGGGTGAAACATTTTCCATTTGATAGTAAGAAATTTGATTTGATAATGGACCCAAGACTTGGAAGTCAATACTCGTCCCCTGCAGCTCGGAAGATTGCAAAATTAGCTGATATTTGTTTAGTGACGAGCGCAAAAGATCGACCAGCAATGAGTAGGGTGGTGGAAATTTTAAAGCACATTATTCAAGTTTCAAGTGAATGTGATTCCTCTGCAGAAACTTTTGTGTTCTCTGATGATGAACCAGTTGAGCGGAACAAATCACCAAAAGAAGATAAAGTGTCGGAATCAGCAAAAAGGCGAATGTCACACCTGGCTACATTAGGTGATCATGTTAATGGACTCAGTAAAAGAGGATTTATGATCATGCAAAGAACCAAAGTAACTTAG
- the LOC141724245 gene encoding uncharacterized protein LOC141724245 translates to MWRVGEFQRLDTGGAGGVVFVISHQLKHKQKTNGSTNTSAPTFRIRPTSSLLVTQMAPPRIPKSFGTRPGDKPRPKSKKDVPAAQTSVPTSAPIPQTTPVQKQPVIDLTEKQGAPKKHRTEGAPSGSSTAFSALGPMGALHVSDEEVEQWQAMDLGDAARASIKASCQLFIHSTQVVDKLLEEKARLERLQGDNNILKNTLTDKDFLHAKDIKAKDSEISFLKHEVANLTSQLEIANKKATSLHTELVGANLRIEYSKSNRKQAGLMRRGK, encoded by the exons ATGTGGCGTGTCGGCGAATTTCAGAGACTCGATACGGGGGGTGCGGGAGGGGTAGTATTTGTAATTTCACATCAACTAAAACACAAACAAAAAACTAACGGGTCGACGAACACTTCGGCACCAACGTTCAGAATCCGGCCAACTTCTTCTCTTCTCGTAACTC AAATGGCCCCTCCAAGAATCCCTAAATCCTTTGGGACGCGCCCTGGTGATAAGCCTAGGCCGAAGTCGAAGAAAGATGTTCCTGCAGCACAGACATCCGTCCCCACTTCAGCTCCCATTCCTCAAACAACACCTGTTCAAAAACAGCCCGTAATTGACCTTACAGAAAAACAGGGCGCGCCCAAGAAACATAGAACAGAGGGCGCGCCTTCTGGTTCTTCTACTGCTTTCAGCGCTCTTGGCCCCATGGGTGCCCTTCATGTTtcagatgaagaagtggaacagTGGCAGGCTATGGATTTGGGAGATGCTGCCCGTGCTTCTATAAAAGCTTCTTGCCAACTGTTCATCCACTCCACCCAAGTGGTGGACAAATTACTTGAGGAGAAGGCGCGCCTAGAGAGGCTGCAGGGTGATAACAACATTCTGAAGAATACCCTCACAGACAAAGACTTCTTGCATGCCAAAGACATCAAAGCTAAGGATTCTGAGATCTCTTTCCTCAAGCATGAGGTGGCCAATCTCACTTCTCAATTAGAGATTGCCAACAAAAAGGCTACCTCTCTCCATACTGAGCTTGTTGGTGCCAACTTGAGGATAGAGTACTCGAAGAGCAACAGAAAACAGGCTGGCCTGATGAGAAGAGGGAAATGA
- the LOC141660252 gene encoding uncharacterized protein LOC141660252, which yields MECSNRALAKYAREARFRPLTDIHRVETRPPKVFKGESMDITFRETDARWVHHPHNDALVISIQIGTKNVHRAFVDNGSSANILYYSTFKKMGLPDQDMSGEDSWVYGFSGAGVRVMGSIRLPCTLGESPLSVTKMLEFKVLNQESSHNVLLGRPFLREMRVITSIHHLTIKFPTPNGVGSIRGSQYDSRECYRQAMKGFKKDSHADDTPDVDREKSIEQPTEEIRVHYYVEQEEEHPSELPSTMLYLEDTIRIEMLEEEEEAMYTIVQADFHGERLEGRFGVLQSLEQGDVIPLAEAPPPAKYTEKIDNSTTQGTPPEGNAPSLQDQENYNPLDLDPRIPIPTEKMGPAEDTIEIPVNEKDPSKVLRIGSQLTPRLKEGLSIFLLENLDVFAWSHSDMVGIDPEIMCHRLNIDPKHKGVRQKRRAVSGERAIALAEEVERLLDVGLIRESFYPEWLANPVLVKKPNGKWRTCVDFTDLNKACPKDSFPLPRIDQLVDATAGHALLSFMDAYSGYNQILMYEPDQEHTSFITNRGLYCYIGMPFGLINAGATYQRLVNKMFKKQIGKTMEVYVDDMLVKSKRAEDHVADLTEMFHILRKYRMKLNPQKCVFGVESGKFLGFMVNNRGIEANPAKIKALLDMKSPTSVKQSSDRCKEFFKAIKGRGKDFLWTPNCEEAFLKIKEQLGNPPMLTKPEDGETLILYLAVSEYSVSAVLVKEEASYQWPVYYISKRLLDAETRYTNMEKLVYALILAARKLRPYFQAHRIEVRTAYLLR from the exons ATGGAATGCAGCAACCGAGCCTTGGCAAAATACGCTAGGGAAGCCCGGTTTAGGCCTCTCACAGATATTCATAGGGTGGAAACCCGGCCACCCAAAGTATTTAAAGGGGAGTCCATGGATATCACTTTCAGAGAAACAGATGCCCGATGGGTACATCACCCACACAATGATGCGTTGGTTATTTCCATCCAAATCGGTACAAAGAATGTCCATAGAGCCTTCGTGGACAATGGAAGCTCCGCAAACATCCTCTATTACAGCACCTTCAAGAAGATGGGACTGCCTGATCAGGATATGTCGGGGGAAGACTCGTGGGTCTATGGTTTTTCAGGTGCAGGAGTTAGAGTCATGGGGTCAATTCGGCTCCCATGCACACTAGGGGAAAGCCCACTATCGGTAACAAAGATGCTCGAATTTAAAGTTCTGAATCAGGAATCATCCCACAACGTGTTATTGGGACGACCTTTTCTACGGGAGATGAGAGTCATCACTTCAATTCATCACCTAACAATCAAATTTCCAACGCCAAATGGAGTGGGAAGTATCAGGGGTTCCCAATATGATTCACGGGAGTGCTACAGGCAAGCAATGAAAGGGTTCAAAAAAGACTCCCACGCCGATGATACTCCGGACGTGGATCGAGAGAAAAGCATTGAGCAACCAACCGAGGAAATCCGAGTCCACTATTATGTTGAGCAAGAAGAAGAACATCCCTCTGAGTTGCCCTCGACAATGTTGTACCTGGAAGACACAATCAGAATTGAGATGTTGGAAGAAGAAGAGGAGGCGATGTATACCATAGTCCAAGCAGATTTCCATGGGGAACGTTTAGAAGGAAGATTCGGTGTCTTGCAAAGCCTCGAACAGGGTGACGTCATTCCTCTTGCAGAAGCACCCCCGCCCGCAAAATATACTGAAAAAATTGATAACTCTACTACGCAAGGCACACCTCCTGAAGGGAATGCACCCTCTCTACAAGATCAGGAGAACTATAATCCCCTTGACTTGGATCCCCGGATACCAATACCGACGGAAAAGATGGGGCCAGCAGAAGATACGATCGAGATCCCCGTTAATGAAAAAGACCCGAGTAAGGTTCTGAGAATAGGGTCCCAATTGACACCAAGGTTAAAGGAAGGTCTGTCAATATTTCTGTTAGAAAAccttgatgtatttgcatggagcCATTCTGATATGGTGGGGATTGATCCAGAAATAATGTGCCATCGATTGAATATCGACCCCAAGCATAAAGGGGTTCGACAAAAACGAAGGGCCGTAAGTGGAGAAAGAGCTATAGCCCTAGCAGAGGAAGTAGAAAGGCTCCTAGACGTCGGACTAATTCGAGAATCTTTTTACCCAGAATGGCTAGCAAATCCGGTATTGGTAAAAAAGCCCAACGGCAAATGGAGAACGTGCGTGGACTTCACCGACCTAAATAAAGCATGCCCAAAAGATAGTTTTCCCCTAccaagaattgatcagttggtcgaCGCCACGGCGGGGCATGCCCTGCTCAGCTTCATGGACGCATATTCCGGGTATAACCAGATCCTTATGTATGAGCCTGACCAGGAGCACACCTCTTTCATCACTAATAGAGGGCTCTACTGCTATATTGGAATGCCATTTGGTCTGATCAACGCCGGTGCCACTtaccaaaggttggtaaacaaaatgttcaagaagcagattgggaagactatggaagtgtatgtggatgacatgctCGTAAAATCGAAAAGGGCGGAAGACCACGTCGCCGACTTAACTGAAATGTTCCATATCCTAAGAAAATATAGGATGAAACTAAACCCGCAGAAATGCGTGTTCGGCGTAGAATcgggaaaattcttgggattcatGGTCAATAATCGGGGGATTGAGGCCAACCCGGCAAAAATAAAAGCTCTGCTAGACATGAAATCCCCCACCAGTGTCAAACAG TCGTCAGATAGGTGCAAAGAATTCTTCAAAGCAATCAAAGGGAGAGGGAAGGATTTTCTGTGGACCCCTAATTGTGAAGAAgcttttctgaaaatcaaagaaCAACTGGGAAATCCGCCGATGTTGACCAAGCCAGAAGACGGAGAAACATTAATTCTATATTTGGCGGTGTCAGAATATTCCGTCAGTGCCGTCTTGGTAAAGGAAGAAGCAAGCTACCAGTGGCCTGTATACTATATAAGCAAAAGGTTGTTGGATGCAGAAACCAGATATACCAACATGGAAAAATTAGTGTACGCTCTTATTCTTGCGGCACGAAAGCTAAGACCGTATTTTCAGGCTCACCGAATAGAAGTTCGCACCGCTTATCTGCTCCGGTAA